A window of Desulfovibrio legallii contains these coding sequences:
- a CDS encoding TolC family protein, protein MSTFFRSSGLRAFAALALAFLVLGGCAGRRYDSADLTRAVAAEADVAARYGLDRAWWRAYGLDALNRTVDLALERNADLAKSALTAQKARYQARLRVSDLIPALAAEGTASSTRNLGAKETAQGRDMYEDWSAEGSLSYELDLWQRLAAAQNAAAWEYRATLEDLAAARLTLINSVVAAWWHIAYLDQAMRLVEGNIAAYSRILDIARQRYAGGKVAVVEPLEAEQALLNARHSLTTLRAQRVQALQTLRDLCNLRPGEDPPLPAGLDILALAGAEVDLGVPIAALAARPDIRAAEARVQSTFKSVAADKAAWYPRLSVGGSLTATAGSSGAMFDTPLLQGLVSLSLPFLDWNTLWWNLKVSQNAFESAKLDLIQSLTTALNEVDAAYAAYHLAGEALAQLQTVHQRDVRIAAYYQTRHAVGRAALKDYLEALATANSSALSALEARYSRLTWENDVYKAMGGRYEPLRQPQGQ, encoded by the coding sequence ATGAGCACGTTTTTCCGTTCCTCAGGCCTGCGGGCGTTTGCGGCCCTGGCGCTGGCCTTCCTTGTGCTGGGGGGCTGCGCCGGCAGGCGCTACGACAGCGCCGACCTTACCCGGGCTGTGGCGGCGGAGGCGGACGTGGCCGCCCGCTACGGCCTGGACAGAGCCTGGTGGCGCGCCTACGGCCTCGACGCTCTGAACAGAACTGTGGACCTGGCCCTGGAGCGCAACGCGGATCTGGCCAAGAGCGCCCTTACGGCCCAGAAGGCGCGCTACCAGGCGCGGCTGCGCGTCAGTGACCTCATTCCCGCCCTTGCCGCCGAGGGCACGGCAAGCTCCACCCGCAACCTGGGCGCGAAGGAAACGGCCCAGGGGCGGGATATGTATGAGGATTGGTCGGCCGAGGGCTCCCTGAGCTATGAGCTGGACCTCTGGCAGCGCCTGGCCGCCGCCCAGAACGCCGCCGCATGGGAATACAGGGCCACGCTGGAAGATCTGGCCGCCGCCCGGCTGACCCTGATCAACAGCGTGGTGGCGGCCTGGTGGCACATTGCCTACCTGGACCAGGCCATGCGGCTGGTGGAGGGCAACATTGCGGCGTATTCCCGCATCCTTGACATTGCCCGGCAGCGCTATGCGGGGGGCAAGGTAGCGGTGGTGGAGCCGCTGGAGGCGGAACAGGCCCTGCTCAACGCGCGCCACAGCCTTACAACCCTGCGCGCCCAGCGCGTTCAGGCCCTGCAGACCCTGCGCGACCTCTGCAACCTGCGTCCCGGCGAAGACCCGCCCCTGCCCGCCGGTCTGGACATCCTGGCCCTTGCCGGAGCGGAGGTTGACCTGGGCGTGCCCATTGCCGCCCTGGCCGCTCGGCCGGACATCCGTGCGGCGGAGGCCCGCGTGCAGTCCACCTTCAAGAGCGTGGCGGCGGATAAAGCCGCCTGGTACCCCAGGCTGAGCGTGGGCGGCAGCCTTACGGCCACGGCAGGCAGCTCCGGCGCCATGTTTGACACGCCCCTTTTACAGGGGCTGGTGAGCCTGAGCCTGCCGTTTCTGGACTGGAACACCCTGTGGTGGAACCTCAAAGTTTCGCAGAACGCCTTTGAAAGCGCCAAACTGGATCTGATCCAGAGCCTGACCACGGCCCTCAACGAAGTGGACGCGGCCTACGCCGCCTACCATCTGGCCGGGGAGGCCCTGGCCCAGCTGCAGACCGTGCACCAGCGCGACGTGCGCATTGCGGCCTATTATCAGACGCGGCACGCCGTGGGGCGGGCGGCGCTCAAAGACTATCTGGAAGCCCTGGCCACGGCCAACAGCTCGGCCCTTTCCGCCCTGGAGGCCCGCTACAGCCGGCTGACGTGGGAAAACGACGTCTACAAGGCCATGGGCGGGCGCTACGAACCTTTGCGCCAGCCGCAGGGGCAGTAA
- a CDS encoding MacB family efflux pump subunit gives MPLIAVERVSKWYGVEPNRVQVLHEVSFTIERGEFVAIMGPSGSGKSTLMNLLGCLDTPGAGVCRINGQDTAALDADALSDLRCAYLGFVFQRYNLLSSCSAVENVALPAVYAGTGKAVRLARAAALLRSLGLEDRLRSLPVELSGGQQQRVSIARALMNGGEIILADEPTGALDSVSGKQVMDTLEALNRKGHTVIVVTHDPTVAARAARVIRISDGRLAADERTRPAADAAALPQAAAAPAWGRLERLREAARMSVQAIWAHKLRSCLTMLGIIIGIAAVVCVMALGRGSQEKIVADISAMGTNTIDIFPGKDFGDRHAAKVTTLTAADAAVLARQTYLASSTPNASASGTLTWRNISVTAQLNGVGASYFDVKGLELASGRFFDAADVRANASCVVIDDNTRKKLFPLGDAAGQVVLFNKRPLRVVGVVKKKDMGFGPSDTLNLWAPYTTVMYRVSGTHSISSITVKVADAVPPLLAEQNIVRLLTARHGSKDFFTFNTDTIKKTVESATGTMTLLVTGIALIALVVGGIGVMNIMLVSVTERTREIGLRMAVGARRGHIMEQFLMEAIFICLAGSLAGILLATAVSGLADMLAVAFPLRIAADSIVLSVVCSSLIGTVFGFVPARNAARLNPIEALARE, from the coding sequence ATGCCGCTTATCGCAGTGGAGCGCGTGTCCAAATGGTACGGCGTGGAGCCCAACCGTGTGCAGGTGCTGCATGAGGTGAGCTTTACCATTGAGCGGGGCGAGTTTGTCGCCATCATGGGGCCTTCCGGTTCCGGCAAATCCACGCTCATGAACCTGCTGGGCTGCCTGGATACGCCCGGCGCGGGCGTCTGCCGCATCAACGGGCAGGATACCGCCGCTCTGGACGCCGACGCGCTTTCAGATCTGCGCTGCGCGTACCTGGGGTTTGTGTTCCAGCGCTACAACCTGCTCAGCAGCTGCAGCGCGGTGGAAAACGTGGCCCTGCCCGCCGTGTACGCGGGCACGGGCAAGGCCGTCCGGCTGGCCAGGGCCGCCGCCCTGCTCCGGTCTCTGGGGCTGGAGGACCGGCTGCGCAGCCTGCCAGTGGAGCTTTCCGGCGGCCAGCAGCAGCGGGTGAGCATTGCCCGCGCCCTGATGAACGGCGGGGAGATCATCCTGGCGGACGAGCCCACAGGCGCGCTGGATTCAGTCAGCGGCAAGCAGGTCATGGATACGCTGGAGGCCCTTAACCGCAAGGGGCATACGGTCATCGTGGTCACCCACGACCCCACGGTGGCGGCCCGCGCCGCCAGGGTCATCCGCATCAGCGACGGCCGGCTGGCGGCGGACGAGCGCACGCGCCCGGCGGCGGACGCGGCTGCGCTGCCGCAGGCGGCCGCGGCCCCGGCCTGGGGGCGGCTGGAGCGGCTGCGCGAGGCCGCGCGCATGTCCGTTCAGGCCATCTGGGCGCACAAGCTGCGCTCCTGCCTGACCATGCTGGGCATTATCATCGGCATTGCGGCGGTGGTCTGCGTCATGGCGCTGGGCCGGGGCTCGCAGGAAAAAATTGTGGCCGACATCAGCGCCATGGGCACCAACACCATTGATATTTTTCCTGGCAAAGATTTCGGCGACCGGCACGCCGCCAAGGTGACCACCCTTACGGCGGCGGACGCCGCCGTGCTGGCCCGGCAGACCTACCTGGCCAGCAGCACGCCCAACGCTTCCGCCAGCGGCACGCTGACCTGGCGCAACATTTCGGTCACGGCCCAGCTCAACGGCGTGGGCGCGAGCTATTTTGACGTCAAGGGGCTGGAGCTGGCCTCAGGAAGGTTTTTTGACGCGGCGGACGTGCGGGCCAACGCATCCTGCGTGGTCATTGACGACAATACGCGCAAAAAGCTCTTTCCCCTCGGGGACGCCGCGGGCCAGGTGGTGCTGTTTAACAAGCGCCCCCTGCGCGTGGTGGGCGTGGTCAAAAAAAAGGACATGGGCTTCGGCCCTTCGGATACCCTGAACCTTTGGGCGCCGTACACCACGGTCATGTACCGGGTATCGGGCACGCACAGCATTTCTTCCATTACGGTCAAGGTGGCGGACGCGGTGCCGCCCCTGCTGGCCGAGCAGAACATCGTCCGCCTGCTCACGGCCCGGCACGGCAGCAAGGATTTTTTCACCTTTAATACCGACACCATCAAAAAGACAGTGGAGAGCGCCACCGGCACCATGACCCTGCTGGTCACGGGCATCGCCCTCATCGCCCTGGTGGTGGGGGGCATAGGCGTTATGAACATCATGCTGGTTTCCGTGACCGAGCGCACCAGAGAAATCGGGCTGCGCATGGCCGTGGGCGCGCGGCGGGGGCATATTATGGAGCAGTTTCTTATGGAGGCCATATTCATCTGCCTGGCGGGCAGTCTGGCGGGCATTTTGCTGGCTACGGCGGTAAGCGGCCTGGCGGACATGCTGGCCGTCGCCTTTCCCCTGCGCATTGCGGCGGATTCCATCGTGCTTTCCGTGGTCTGCTCTTCGCTTATCGGCACGGTGTTCGGCTTTGTGCCGGCCCGCAACGCCGCCCGGCTCAACCCCATTGAAGCGTTGGCGCGCGAATGA
- a CDS encoding efflux RND transporter periplasmic adaptor subunit yields MSYTILGEPDMARTAVINSIDPGLTTLSDGSYETSTSGTSGSSSSSSSSSSDTAVYYYARAAVDNGDAHLHIGMTAQASITTATRKGVTLVPLLAVESAPGGRQVRVLEADGAVRPRPVTTGLSDGVRVEIRSGLREGEKVVSGELTQAQVEASEQRHGPGPGGPH; encoded by the coding sequence ATGTCCTACACCATTCTGGGCGAGCCGGACATGGCGCGCACGGCCGTCATCAACTCCATAGATCCCGGCCTGACCACGCTTTCCGACGGCAGCTATGAAACCAGTACCAGCGGCACTTCCGGTTCCAGCAGCTCGTCTTCCTCCTCCTCATCGGATACGGCCGTGTATTATTACGCCCGCGCCGCCGTGGACAACGGCGACGCTCACCTGCACATCGGCATGACGGCGCAGGCTTCCATCACCACGGCCACCCGCAAGGGCGTGACGCTGGTTCCCCTGCTGGCGGTGGAAAGCGCGCCCGGCGGCAGGCAGGTCCGCGTGCTTGAGGCGGACGGCGCAGTGCGGCCGCGGCCGGTGACCACAGGCTTGTCCGACGGCGTGCGGGTGGAGATCCGCTCCGGGCTGCGCGAGGGCGAAAAGGTAGTCTCCGGCGAGCTGACCCAGGCGCAGGTGGAGGCCAGCGAGCAGCGCCACGGCCCCGGCCCCGGAGGGCCGCACTGA
- a CDS encoding efflux RND transporter periplasmic adaptor subunit produces the protein MTDWKTLLQKYKKRLAAAALAVLILAAAFWWWAGRGNGAPFYLTEPAVIGDISHTISATGEVKAAHLVTVGAQVSGQITKLHVTVGQQVLKGDLLAEINSTKQKNQLETDKALLQSYKAQLESKKISLRVAERQYQREKKLHAGDAASREDLENAETALALAKAEVAALEAQVRETTLAVDTDTENLGYTRITAPLDGTVVSVPVDEDQTVNAAQTTPTIVQIADLNKMEIWLEISEGDIPSVSPAWRCPTPFWASRTWRARPSSTP, from the coding sequence ATGACGGACTGGAAAACCTTGTTGCAAAAATACAAAAAACGCCTGGCCGCGGCGGCCCTGGCAGTCCTGATCCTGGCGGCGGCCTTCTGGTGGTGGGCGGGCCGGGGGAATGGAGCGCCCTTCTATCTTACCGAGCCGGCGGTTATCGGCGACATCAGCCACACCATCAGCGCCACGGGCGAGGTCAAGGCCGCACATCTGGTCACGGTGGGCGCGCAGGTCTCCGGGCAGATTACGAAACTGCACGTGACTGTGGGCCAGCAGGTGCTCAAGGGCGACCTGCTGGCGGAAATCAATTCCACCAAGCAAAAAAATCAGCTGGAGACGGACAAAGCCCTGCTGCAGTCCTACAAGGCGCAGCTGGAATCCAAAAAGATCAGCCTGCGGGTGGCCGAGCGCCAGTACCAGCGGGAGAAGAAGCTCCACGCCGGAGACGCAGCCTCGCGGGAGGACCTGGAAAACGCGGAAACGGCCCTGGCCCTGGCCAAGGCCGAGGTGGCCGCCCTGGAAGCCCAGGTGCGCGAAACCACCCTGGCCGTGGATACGGATACGGAAAATCTGGGCTACACCAGGATTACCGCCCCCCTGGACGGCACGGTGGTTTCCGTCCCTGTGGACGAAGACCAGACTGTCAACGCCGCGCAGACCACGCCCACCATCGTGCAGATCGCCGATCTCAACAAGATGGAGATCTGGCTGGAGATTTCCGAAGGGGACATCCCCTCGGTATCGCCGGCATGGAGATGTCCTACACCATTCTGGGCGAGCCGGACATGGCGCGCACGGCCGTCATCAACTCCATAG
- the rfbB gene encoding dTDP-glucose 4,6-dehydratase translates to MIFPSDRPTLLITGGAGFIGSCQVLLARQRGFRVVNLDKLTYAGNLENLAALRQDPEHIFVRGDIGNAELVDYLLRAYTPDAVLNFAAESHVDRSIVDPEAFVRTNALGTAALLRTVKDWWRGLDAPRQRTFRFLHVSTDEVFGALQPDDPPFTEATPYSPNSPYAASKAASDHLVRAFHETYGLPVLLTNCSNNYGPRQFPEKLIPLMACNGLAGRPLPVYGRGANIRDWLHVEDHCTAILRVLEAARPGASYNIGGRAERSNLDVVQTLCVLLDELAPATQPHAKLIRFVTDRPGHDFRYAMNCAKIERELGWKPAHDFTSGLRATVRWYLENPAWVEHVQSGAYRQWLAANYDGRSMAAASAPPEDAPQGGAA, encoded by the coding sequence ATGATTTTCCCTTCCGACCGCCCCACCCTGCTCATCACCGGCGGCGCGGGCTTCATCGGATCCTGCCAGGTTTTGCTGGCCCGGCAGCGCGGTTTTCGGGTGGTCAACCTGGACAAGCTGACCTACGCTGGCAATCTGGAAAATCTGGCCGCCCTGCGCCAGGATCCGGAGCACATTTTTGTCCGCGGCGACATCGGCAATGCCGAGCTGGTGGACTATCTGCTGCGCGCCTACACCCCCGACGCCGTGCTCAACTTTGCGGCGGAAAGCCATGTGGACCGCTCCATCGTGGACCCGGAGGCCTTTGTGCGCACCAACGCGCTGGGCACGGCCGCCCTGCTGCGGACAGTCAAGGACTGGTGGCGCGGCCTGGACGCGCCCCGGCAGCGGACCTTCCGCTTTCTGCACGTTTCCACGGACGAGGTCTTCGGCGCGCTGCAGCCCGACGACCCGCCCTTTACGGAAGCCACGCCCTACAGCCCCAACAGCCCCTATGCCGCCTCCAAGGCCGCCAGCGACCATCTGGTCCGGGCCTTTCACGAAACCTACGGCCTGCCCGTCCTGCTGACCAACTGCTCCAACAACTACGGGCCGCGCCAGTTTCCGGAAAAGCTCATTCCGCTCATGGCCTGCAACGGCCTGGCGGGCCGCCCGCTGCCCGTCTATGGCCGGGGGGCCAACATCCGCGACTGGCTGCACGTGGAAGACCACTGCACGGCCATCCTGCGGGTGCTGGAAGCCGCACGCCCAGGCGCGAGCTACAACATCGGCGGCCGGGCCGAGCGCAGCAACCTGGACGTGGTGCAAACCCTCTGCGTCCTGCTGGACGAGCTGGCTCCCGCAACGCAGCCCCACGCGAAGCTGATCCGCTTTGTGACTGACCGGCCGGGGCACGACTTCCGCTACGCCATGAACTGCGCCAAGATCGAGCGTGAACTGGGCTGGAAACCGGCGCACGACTTCACCTCCGGTCTGCGGGCCACGGTGCGCTGGTATCTGGAAAACCCCGCCTGGGTGGAGCATGTCCAGAGCGGGGCCTACCGCCAGTGGCTGGCCGCCAACTACGACGGCCGGAGCATGGCCGCCGCAAGCGCGCCCCCGGAAGACGCTCCCCAAGGGGGCGCGGCATGA
- the rfbA gene encoding glucose-1-phosphate thymidylyltransferase RfbA yields the protein MTDWKGIVLAGGSGSRLYPLTLSVSKQLMPIYDKPMIYYPLATLMMAGIRDICLISTPEHLPLYRALLRDGSQWGCRLRYVAQPRPEGLAQAFLLTEDHIAGHNTCLILGDNVFFGHGLPDLTHEAMTRQRGATVFAYHVRDPQRYGVVEFDAQRRVLSIEEKPRTPKSNFAVTGLYFYDQDVLDIARRVRPSARGELEITDVNNAYLERGDLHVELMGRGIAWLDTGTHDSLMDAGAFVQAVESRQGLKVACLEEIAWRRGYITADQVRELARPMLKTGYGQYLLELVDTGGQAWK from the coding sequence ATGACCGACTGGAAAGGCATTGTCCTGGCGGGCGGATCCGGCTCGCGGCTCTATCCGCTGACCCTGAGCGTGAGCAAGCAGCTCATGCCCATCTATGACAAGCCCATGATCTACTACCCGCTGGCCACCCTCATGATGGCGGGCATCCGGGACATCTGCCTCATCTCCACGCCGGAGCACCTGCCCCTCTACCGGGCCCTGCTCCGCGACGGCTCCCAGTGGGGCTGCCGCCTCCGCTATGTGGCGCAGCCCCGGCCCGAAGGCCTGGCCCAGGCCTTTCTGCTGACGGAGGACCACATCGCCGGGCACAACACCTGCCTCATCCTGGGGGACAACGTTTTTTTCGGCCACGGCCTGCCGGACCTGACCCACGAGGCCATGACGCGGCAGCGCGGGGCCACGGTTTTTGCCTACCATGTGCGCGACCCGCAGCGCTACGGCGTGGTGGAATTCGACGCCCAGCGCCGCGTGCTGAGCATTGAAGAAAAGCCCCGGACCCCCAAATCCAACTTCGCGGTCACGGGCCTCTATTTTTATGACCAGGACGTGCTGGACATCGCCCGGCGGGTGCGGCCCTCGGCCCGGGGCGAGCTGGAAATCACAGACGTGAACAACGCCTATCTGGAGCGCGGCGACCTGCATGTGGAGCTCATGGGCCGGGGCATCGCCTGGCTGGACACGGGCACCCACGATTCGCTTATGGACGCCGGGGCCTTTGTGCAGGCCGTGGAAAGCCGGCAAGGCCTCAAGGTGGCCTGCCTGGAGGAAATCGCCTGGCGGCGGGGCTACATCACCGCCGATCAGGTGCGGGAACTGGCCCGGCCCATGCTCAAAACGGGCTACGGCCAGTAT